A genome region from Cucurbita pepo subsp. pepo cultivar mu-cu-16 chromosome LG02, ASM280686v2, whole genome shotgun sequence includes the following:
- the LOC111788446 gene encoding probable LRR receptor-like serine/threonine-protein kinase At1g06840: protein MCRAQEWAYAALLLLCFSSSVLLVGAAKPVTRPSEVDALLEIKRSLLDPNGNLSNWNRGDPCISKWTGVLCYSSTLDDNYLHVVEFLLDNNNISGKLPPELFQLQNLEILQLDNNNFSGSTIPDSYGNMITLLKLSLRNCSLQGPIPNLSRIKNLGYLDLSNNQLSGFIPRDKFSENITTIILSDNRLTGTIPSSLSDLPLLQKLSIANNSLNGSVPSSIWQNRTLKFLDSLTVELQNNKFSNILGSIDLPQNVTVWLHGNPACSNNSLVHFCGSEREDIIDIPTNKSLGCSDSICPPPYECYSAKCPSFCVCSAPLLIGYRLKSPGFSLFSPYQKMFEEYLTNGLTLRLEQLDIGFTVWQKGPRLRMNLKLFPLHVADNNSSHVFNDSEVVRIVSKFTSWNISDSDIFGPYELLSLTISDIYKNVSIPPPSDSTMSKGALAGIILGAIAGGATLSAIIFIFIVRLRVRGHHISRRHRRNFPAEPHMRAKMLVYEFMSNGTLRDHLSVRSAKPLSFTTRLRAALGAAKGILYLHTEADPPIFHRDIKSSNILLDSKYLAKVADFGLSRLAPLPDTEGDVPNHVSTVVKGTPGYLDPEYFLTRKLTDKSDVYSLGVVFLEILTGRHPISHGKNIVREVNRAYQSGKIFSIIDGQLGSYPLECVERFVTLALKCCQNETDARPSMAEVVRTLETIWLMLPESDTKVAEPPMTNVVKMTSPPSSSSNMNNYYTSEVSGSDLVSGVAPTITPR, encoded by the exons ATGTGTCGAGCACAGGAGTGGGCTTATGCAGCCCTTCTGCTCCTGTGCTTCTCGTCGTCGGTACTCCTTGTTGGTGCAGCAAAGCCGGTTACTCGCCCCTCCGAAg TGGACGCTTTGCTCGAGATCAAGAGAAGTTTGTTGGATCCTAATGGGAATTTGAGTAACTGGAACAGAGGAGACCCTTGCATTTCGAAATGGACTGGTGTTCTGTGCTACAGTTCCACATTGGATGATAACTATCTACATGTTGTTGAATT CCTCCTTGACAATAACAACATATCAGGGAAACTTCCACCTGAGTTGTTTCAATTGCAAAACTTAGAAATACT TCAACTTGACAACAACAACTTCAGCGGGTCCACAATACCAGATTCTTATGGGAATATGATTACATTGCTGAAATt GAGTCTAAGGAACTGTAGTTTGCAAGGACCAATTCCTAATCTGAGCAGGATAAAGAACCTGGGTTATCT GGATCTAAGTAACAATCAACTAAGTGGATTCATACCACGAGACAAGTTTTCTGAGAATATCACTACCAT CATTTTATCAGACAATCGTCTTACTGGCACCATACCATCCAGTCTTTCGGATCTACCACTTCTTCAGAAATT GTCAATTGCAAATAATTCATTGAACGGCTCAGTTCCATCCTCCATATGGCAAAACAGGACGCTCAAATTTTTGGACAGCCTTACAGT AGAGCTGCAgaacaataaattttcaaatattttgggAAGCATCGATCTCCCTCAGAACGTCACTGTCTG GCTTCATGGAAATCCTGCTTGTTCTAATAACAGCCTGGTGCACTTCTGTGGATCTGAGCGTGAGGATATAATTGACATTCCAACAAATAAAAGTCTTGGCTGTTCTGATTCAATATGCCCACCTCCTTATGAATGTTACTCGGCAAAATGTCCCTCATTTTGTGTCTGTTCTGCACCTCTTCTTATTGGATATCGTTTGAAAA GTCCCGGATTCTCACTTTTTAGTCCATATCAAAAAATGTTCGAGGAGTACCTGACCAATGGTCTTACATTACGTCTTGAACAATTGGACATTGGTTTTACTGTGTGGCAAAAGGGGCCTCGATTAAGAATGAACCTGAAGCTTTTCCCTCTACATGTTGCCGATAACAATAGTTCTCACGTGTTCAATGACAGCGAGGTTGTAAGAATTGTTTCCAAGTTTACAAGTTGGAACATTTCAGATAGCGACATATTTGGACCGTACGAACTTCTCAGCTTGACAATATCCGATATTTATAAGAATG TATCTATTCCACCACCATCTGATTCTACTATGAGTAAAGGGGCATTGGCTGGAATAATATTAGGAGCAATTGCTGGTGGAGCAACGCTATctgcaattatttttatttttatcgtAAGATTACGTGTGAGGGGCCACCACATCTCAAGAAGGCATCGTCGTAA CTTCCCTGCAGAACCACATATGAGAGCTAAG ATGTTGGTTTATGAGTTTATGTCAAATGGCACGCTGAGGGATCACCTTTCTG TACGTTCTGCAAAACCTTTGAGTTTTACCACAAGATTAAGAGCTGCCCTGGGTGCAGCTAAGGGAATTCTGTACCTTCACACGGAAGCTGATCCCCCAATATTCCACAGGGACATCAAGTCCAGCAACATATTATTAGACTCCAAATATTTAGCAAAGGTTGCTGATTTCGGACTTTCACGACTTGCACCTCTACCAGATACAGAAGGCGATGTGCCAAATCATGTATCGACGGTAGTAAAAGGGACACCG GGTTATCTCGATCCAGAGTACTTCTTGACTCGTAAATTGACAGACAAAAGTGATGTTTATAGTCTTGGTGTCGTGTTTTTGGAGATTTTAACTGGGCGGCACCCGATCTCACACGGCAAGAACATCGTTAGAGAG GTCAACCGTGCATATCAGTCTGGAAAAATTTTCTCGATTATCGATGGTCAACTCGGATCTTATCCCCTTGAATGTGTTGAAAGATTTGTGACTTTGGCTCTGAAATGTTGCCAAAATGAAACAGATGCACGCCCTTCAATGGCAGAAGTCGTTCGAACACTCGAAACTATCTGGCTTATGCTGCCCGAGTCTGATACGAAAGTTGCAGAGCCTCCAATGACGAACGTCGTAAAAATGACCAGTCCTCcatcttcatcatccaacatgaATAACTATTACACATCAGAAGTCTCTGGCAGCGACCTTGTAAGTGGAGTAGCTCCCACCATCACACCCAGATAG